In one Andrena cerasifolii isolate SP2316 chromosome 2, iyAndCera1_principal, whole genome shotgun sequence genomic region, the following are encoded:
- the Sobp gene encoding sine oculis-binding protein — protein sequence MDSNSAKSFVKKVGRNARKVFSSSLKDNGGNCSSRNTSVKIKEEKETTEEIQEYAATTMSELLGWYGYDKVDSGCTKSLNLDHFTSTPSRRTSQTLPVARNLISSKRIQRSPISANTPNSPCEVTSLPLLYSAKTLTAMNKQSTSPPLLLKRTSLDSAPKFPYKHYTSPACSDNTACSWCGRVTQTCEPGRANSLSHNMLNTLGHFCSEACFAAGRRAVFKRAKTCDWCRHMRNPISYVDFQDGERQLQFCSDKCLNQYKMDIFCHETQTHLMLHGLNNVSCHDSEKGNLITPELWFRSCQSPLNPSEDTCTTDEHATSNSSSSHSEAKEKEENEIVKLVETNRKATRKKDSFCIRVCAKANNCNEKKNLCSETNEDDHSEEQALTNEDNFCHFMSNQNYCRGNCSERKPLNFKDFKNDCSLMDVINQSSYNQKRKSGIFLEKNIHVKDVRNLQEERDHNLSESVLRSSSWFANLTASAVQHKAPLISKSFTDGSNAANCEKQPNVSSRASSPVQSNQAKVSVRALPTTLLPPVTVLVPYPIPLPIPIPIPIPIPTPIPSKLLTSRKEISTCTNDLKYESVMHKDPTENKGSIPNESRLYTNTNEPTKESSQYETSRKSCPTSSTTIKTENPSNVNLAKHAAKHPRKRKRLTEIIDYEHEEFQLKKGNKFIAA from the exons ATGGACAGTAACTCGGCTAAGTCGTTCGTGAAAAAGGTGGGAAGAAACGCAAGAAAAGTATTTTCGTCTTCGTTAAAAGATAATGGAGGCAATTGTTCTTCGCGAAATACGTCTGTTAAAATTAAGGAGGAGAAGGAAACTACAGAGGAAATCCAG GAATATGCAGCTACTACGATGAGCGAATTATTGGGGTGGTATGGCTATGATAAGGTCGATAGTGGTTGCACGAAGAGTCTGAATTTGGATCATTTCACGTCCACACCTAGCAGAAGAACCAGCCAAACACTCCCAGTGGCTCGTAATCTCATTTCGAGCAAGCGGATACAAAGATCTCCGATATCAGCAAATACACCTAATTCGCCTTGCGAAGTTACGAGTCTACCACTGTTGTATTCCGCAAAGACTTTAACAGCTATGAACAAACAATCGACTTCACCTCCATTGTTGCTAAAAAGAACGTCGCTCGATTCTGCACCTAAGTTTCCTTACAAGCATTACACAAGCCCCGCTTGTTCAG acaaTACAGCTTGCTCTTGGTGCGGTCGAGTTACTCAAACATGCGAGCCAGGAAGGGCAAACTCTCTTTCTCATAACATGTTAAATACTTTGGGGCATTTCTGTAGCGAAGCCTGCTTCGCAGCTGGTAGAAGAGCTGTTTTTAAACGAGCGAAAACGTGTGACTGGTGTAGACACATGAGAAATCCAATTAGCTACGTTGATTTTCAG GACGGCGAGAGGCAACTACAATTTTGTAGCGATAAGTGTTTGAACCAATACAAGATGGACATATTCTGCCACGAGACGCAAACTCATTTAATGCTTCACGGTTTAAACAACGTTTCATGCCATGACTCAGAAAAGGGTAATTTAATAACGCCAGAGCTTTGGTTTAGAAGTTGCCAGTCACCGCTGAATCCTTCGGAAGATACATGCACGACGGACGAACATGCGACATCAAATTCATCGTCCTCCCATAGCGAGGCgaaggagaaagaagagaaCGAGATCGTGAAATTAGTAGAAACTAATCGAAAAGCGACaagaaaaaaagattcatttTGCATTCGAGTGTGTGCGAAAGCGAATAACTGTAACGAAAAGAAGAATCTTTGTTCGGAAACTAACGAAGATGATCATAGCGAAGAACAGGCTCTAACGAATGAAGACAATTTCTGCCATTTCATGAGTAATCAGAATTATTGTAGAGGGAATTGTTCAGAAAGAAAGCCCTTGAACTTTAAGGATTTCAAGAATGATTGTAGCTTGATGGACGTTATAAATCAAAGTTCATATAACCAGAAACGAAAGAGCGGTATATTTTTAGAGAAGAATATTCATGTAAAAGACGTAAGGAATTTGCAGGAAGAAAGAGACCACAATTTGTCGGAGAGTGTATTAAGATCGTCGTCCTGGTTTGCAAATTTAACTGCATCTGCGGTACAACACAAAGCTCCGCTTATATCTAAGTCATTCACGGATGGATCTAATGCGGCAAACTGTGAAAAACAACCTAATGTGTCTTCGAGAGCATCGTCACCTGTACAATCCAATCAAGCTAAAGTTTCTGTTCGAGCGTTACCTACGACTCTTTTACCGCCTGTTACGGTCCTAGTACCTTACCCTATACCACTGCCTATACCTATTCCTATTCCAATCCCCATACCAACTCCAATTCCCAGCAAATTACTGACCAGCAGAAAGGAAATTTCTACGTGTACTAACGATTTGAAATACGAAAGTGTAATGCACAAAGATCCAACAGAAAACAAGGGCTCTATCCCCAATGAATCACGATTGTATACAAatactaacgaaccaacgaaagagaGCTCGCAATATGAAACTTCAAGAAAGTCTTGTCCTACGTCGTCTACTACCATTAAAACTGAGAACCCCAGTAATGTAAATTTAGCAAAACATGCTGCTAAGCATCCGCGGAAAAGGAAACGTTTAACTGAAATTATCGATTACGAGCACGAAGAGTTTCAATTGAAGAAAGGAAATAAATTTATAGCTGCTTGA